The following are encoded together in the Drosophila takahashii strain IR98-3 E-12201 chromosome X, DtakHiC1v2, whole genome shotgun sequence genome:
- the LOC108054270 gene encoding uncharacterized protein isoform X1 encodes MHRTQPSLPLPLPLLALALASALAFAQAQNIDAGSCSFPGSPAHSSVVFSNANLTQGTVASYSCERGFELLGPARRVCDKGQWVPEGIPFCVLNVAAGKAPMQISTDGAGAPQKAIDGSTSAFFTPETCSLTKAERSPWWYVNLLEPYMVQLVRLDFGKSCCGNKPATIVVRVGNNRPDLGTNPICNRFTGLLEAGQPLFLPCNPPMPGAFVSVHLENSTPNPLSICEAFVYTDQALPIERCPTFRDQPPGALASYNGKCYIFYNRQPLNFLDALSFCRSRGGTLISESNPALQGFISWELWRRHRSDVSSQYWMGAVRDGSDRSSWKWVNGDELTVSFWSHPGGDEDCARFDGSKGWLWSDTNCNTLLNFICQHQPKTCGRPEQPPNSTMVALNGFEVGAQIKYSCDANHLLVGPATRTCLETGFYNEFPPVCKYIECGLPASIAHGSYGLLNNTVGYLSLVKYSCEEGYEMIGRALLTCDFDERWNGPPPRCEIVECDTLPGNYYSTIIHAPNGTYYGSKAEISCPPGYRMEGPRVLSCLASGQWSSALPRCIKLEPSTQPTAASTIPVPSSVATPPPFRPKVVSSTTNRTPYRPPVVSTASSGISGSSTSTVGTYPSLSPTQVEINGESESEEEINVPPVPGTVREEFPPRRTVRPVLIPKKPSSTPAALPPTTTHQVPQPPSTYAPTPPRSSRPSGAPNQVETTTRNTQQIIANSHPQDNEIPDSVNIQQNQSPNVNVPFAVDNPDRKETKEAKLNLGAIVALGAFGGFVFLAAVITTIVILVRRNRTTQHYRHRASPDCNTVASFDSSTSGSRNGLNRYYRQAWENLHESASKNSSHNALRRKETLDPPSMTRSRDNLRDNMQRSRENLDRCGRDNYGMRDDSEMVVSSVVSDVCLKGEKKRHHHHHHKSSSRNGDYRDRDQSSGRREHHRHSGGGGGGGGGGGHY; translated from the exons ATGCCGGCAGTTGCAGCTTCCCGGGATCGCCGGCCCACAGCAGCGTGGTCTTCTCGAATGCGAATCTCACCCAGGGCACGGTGGCCTCCTACAGCTGCGAGCGCGGCTTCGAGCTCCTGGGACCGGCGAGACGCGTCTGCGACAAGGGGCAGTGGGTGCCCGAGGGCATTCCGTTCTGCG TCTTAAATGTGGCCGCTGGCAAGGCGCCCATGCAGATTTCCACCGATGGCGCCGGTGCTCCGCAAAAGGCCATCGACGGCTCCACGTCCGCCTTCTTCACCCCGGAGACCTGCTCCCTGACGAAGGCGGAGCGATCGCCCTGGTGGTATGTCAACCTCCTGGAGCCCTACATGGTCCAACTGGTGCGTCTGGACTTTGGCAAATCCTGCTGCG GCAACAAGCCGGCCACCATTGTGGTGCGGGTGGGCAACAACCGTCCGGATTTGGGCACGAATCCGATCTGCAATCGCTTCACGGGCCTCCTGGAGGCCGGGCAGCCGCTCTTCCTGCCCTGCAATCCGCCGATGCCCGGTGCCTTCGTGAGCGTCCACCTGGAGAACAGCACGCCGAATCCGCTGTCCATCTGCGAGGCGTTCGTCTACACGGACCAGGCGCTGCCCATCGAGCGGTGTCCCACGTTCAGGGATCAGCCGCCGGGAGCGCTGGCCTCGTACAACGGCAAGTGCTACATCTTCTACAACCGCCAGCCGCTGAACTTCCTGGACGCCCTGTCCTTCTGCCGTTCCCGCGGTGGCACGCTGATCAGCGAGAGCAATCCGGCGCTGCAGGGCTTCATCAGCTGGGAGCTGTGGCGGCGCCACCGCAGCGACGTCAGCTCGCAGTACTGGATGGGGGCGGTGCGCGACGGCAGCGATCGCAGCAGCTGGAAATGGGTCAACGGCGACGAGCTGACCGTCTCCTTCTGGAGTCATCCGGGTGGCGATGAGGATTGCGCTCGGTTTGATGGATCCAAGGGATGGCTGTGGAGCGACACCAACTGCAACACGCTGCTGAACTTCATCTGCCAGCACCAGCCGAAGACCTGCGGCCGCCCCGAGCAGCCGCCCAATTCCACGATGGTGGCCCTGAATGGATTCGAGGTGGGCGCCCAGATCAAGTACAGCTGCGATGCCAACCACCTGCTGGTGGGTCCTGCCACGAGGACCTGTCTGGAGACGGGATTCTACAACGAGTTTCCGCCGGTCTGCAAGT ATATCGAATGTGGTCTTCCGGCCAGCATTGCCCATGGATCCTATGGCCTGCTGAACAATACCGTGGGCTACCTGAGCCTGGTGAAGTACTCCTGCGAGGAGGGCTACGAGATGATAGGACGCGCCCTGCTCACCTGCGATTTCGATGAGCGCTGGAACGGACCGCCGCCGCGCTGCGAGA TTGTGGAGTGCGACACACTGCCTGGAAATTACTACAGCACCATTATCCATGCTCCGAATGGCACGTACTATGGCTCCAAGGCGGAGATCAGTTGTCCGCCCGGATATCGCATGGAGGGACCTCGGGTGCTCAGCTGCTTGGCCAGCGGCCAGTGGAGCAGCGCCCTGCCGCGTTGCATCAAGCTGGAGCCCTCCACGCAGCCCACGGCCGCCTCCACCATTCCGGTGCCCTCGTCGGTGGCCACGCCGCCGCCCTTCCGGCCCAAGGTCGTCAGCTCGACCACCAACCGCACCCCCTACCGCCCACCGGTGGTCTCCACCGCCAGCAGCGGCATCAGCGGCAGCTCCACCAGCACAGTGGGCACTTATCCCAGTCTCAGTCCCACGCAGGTGGAGATCAACGGCGAAT CTGAATCCGAGGAGGAGATCAATGTGCCGCCAGTGCCCGGAACCGTTCGCGAGGAGTTCCCGCCCCGCCGCACCGTCCGTCCAGTGCTCATCCCGAAGAAGCCGAGCAGCACGCCGGCGGCCCTgccacccaccaccacccaccaggTGCCGCAGCCACCCTCCACCTACGCACCCACACCGCCGCGCAGCTCGCGGCCCAGCGGGGCACCCAACCAGGTGGAGACCACCACCCGGAACACGCAGCAGATCATCGCCAACTCGCATCCGCAGGACAACGAGATCCCCGACAGCGTCAACATCCAGCAGAACCAGTCGCCCAATGTCAACGTGCCATTCGCCGTCGACAATCCCGACCGCAAGGAGACCAAGGAGGCCAAGCTCAATCTGGGCGCCATCGTGGCTCTGGGCGCTTTTGGTGGCTTCGTCTTCCTGGCCGCCGTCATCACCACGATCGTGATCCTCGTGCGAAG AAATCGAACCACGCAACACTATCGCCATCGCGCCTCGCCCGACTGCAACACAGTGGCCAGCTTCGATAGCTCCACCTCGGGATCCCGAAATGGACTCAACAG GTACTACCGCCAAGCCTGGGAGAACCTGCACGAGTCCGCCTCGAAGAACAGCTCGCACAACGCCCTGCGCCGCAAGGAGACCCTCGATCCGCCCAGTATGACCCGATCCCGTGACAATCTGCGCGACAATATGCAGCGCTCCCGCGAAAATCTTGATAG ATGCGGCAGGGACAACTATGGCATGCGGGATGACTCCGAAATGGTGGTCTCCTCGGTGGTGTCCGATGTGTGCCTGAAGGGCGAGAAGAagcgccaccaccaccatcaccaCAAGAGCAGCTCCCGCAACGGCGACTACCGCGATCGGGATCAGTCCTCCGGCAGGCGAGAGCACCACCGACAcagcggaggcggaggaggcggaggcggcggtggcggccaCTATTGA
- the RpL37a gene encoding large ribosomal subunit protein eL37A: protein MTKGTSSFGKRHNKTHTLCRRCGRSSYHIQKSTCAQCGYPAAKLRSYNWSVKAKRRKTTGTGRMQHLKVVRRRFRNGFREGTQAKPKKAVQSSK, encoded by the exons ATG ACGAAGGGTACCTCCAGCTTTGGTAAGCGCCACAACAAGACGCACACCTTGTGCCGTCGCTGTGGCCGCTCCTCCTACCACATCCAGAAGTCGACTTGCGCCCAGTGCGGCTACCCCGCCGCCAAGTTGCGTTCCT ACAACTGGTCCGTGAAGGCCAAGAGGAGGAAGACCACCGGAACCGGCCGCATGCAGCACCTGAAGGTCGTGCGCCGCCGCTTCCGCAACGGATTCCGCGAGGGCACCCAGGCCAAGCCCAAGAAGGCCGTGCAGTCCAGCAAGTAG
- the LOC108054270 gene encoding uncharacterized protein isoform X2: MHRTQPSLPLPLPLLALALASALAFAQAQNIDAGSCSFPGSPAHSSVVFSNANLTQGTVASYSCERGFELLGPARRVCDKGQWVPEGIPFCVLNVAAGKAPMQISTDGAGAPQKAIDGSTSAFFTPETCSLTKAERSPWWYVNLLEPYMVQLVRLDFGKSCCGNKPATIVVRVGNNRPDLGTNPICNRFTGLLEAGQPLFLPCNPPMPGAFVSVHLENSTPNPLSICEAFVYTDQALPIERCPTFRDQPPGALASYNGKCYIFYNRQPLNFLDALSFCRSRGGTLISESNPALQGFISWELWRRHRSDVSSQYWMGAVRDGSDRSSWKWVNGDELTVSFWSHPGGDEDCARFDGSKGWLWSDTNCNTLLNFICQHQPKTCGRPEQPPNSTMVALNGFEVGAQIKYSCDANHLLVGPATRTCLETGFYNEFPPVCKYIECGLPASIAHGSYGLLNNTVGYLSLVKYSCEEGYEMIGRALLTCDFDERWNGPPPRCEIVECDTLPGNYYSTIIHAPNGTYYGSKAEISCPPGYRMEGPRVLSCLASGQWSSALPRCIKLEPSTQPTAASTIPVPSSVATPPPFRPKVVSSTTNRTPYRPPVVSTASSGISGSSTSTVGTYPSLSPTQVEINGESESEEEINVPPVPGTVREEFPPRRTVRPVLIPKKPSSTPAALPPTTTHQVPQPPSTYAPTPPRSSRPSGAPNQVETTTRNTQQIIANSHPQDNEIPDSVNIQQNQSPNVNVPFAVDNPDRKETKEAKLNLGAIVALGAFGGFVFLAAVITTIVILVRSTPNSQRRHLAKHLTAYQHHHAHHHHHQQIHQLQHLQKYLPQQQFQKYHPQQQYEQPQAKKSQGIAGIGIGFGISGTGSRSRSRSGIPRPSRLPSYATATATSATSYASTAQLTGGSSGDRERDGGMDRERDGNRDHPSLWYSVLALPFDDQKLGRREFSSYGRGYRARAGLFSSSHINRTTQHYRHRASPDCNTVASFDSSTSGSRNGLNRYYRQAWENLHESASKNSSHNALRRKETLDPPSMTRSRDNLRDNMQRSRENLDRCGRDNYGMRDDSEMVVSSVVSDVCLKGEKKRHHHHHHKSSSRNGDYRDRDQSSGRREHHRHSGGGGGGGGGGGHY, encoded by the exons ATGCCGGCAGTTGCAGCTTCCCGGGATCGCCGGCCCACAGCAGCGTGGTCTTCTCGAATGCGAATCTCACCCAGGGCACGGTGGCCTCCTACAGCTGCGAGCGCGGCTTCGAGCTCCTGGGACCGGCGAGACGCGTCTGCGACAAGGGGCAGTGGGTGCCCGAGGGCATTCCGTTCTGCG TCTTAAATGTGGCCGCTGGCAAGGCGCCCATGCAGATTTCCACCGATGGCGCCGGTGCTCCGCAAAAGGCCATCGACGGCTCCACGTCCGCCTTCTTCACCCCGGAGACCTGCTCCCTGACGAAGGCGGAGCGATCGCCCTGGTGGTATGTCAACCTCCTGGAGCCCTACATGGTCCAACTGGTGCGTCTGGACTTTGGCAAATCCTGCTGCG GCAACAAGCCGGCCACCATTGTGGTGCGGGTGGGCAACAACCGTCCGGATTTGGGCACGAATCCGATCTGCAATCGCTTCACGGGCCTCCTGGAGGCCGGGCAGCCGCTCTTCCTGCCCTGCAATCCGCCGATGCCCGGTGCCTTCGTGAGCGTCCACCTGGAGAACAGCACGCCGAATCCGCTGTCCATCTGCGAGGCGTTCGTCTACACGGACCAGGCGCTGCCCATCGAGCGGTGTCCCACGTTCAGGGATCAGCCGCCGGGAGCGCTGGCCTCGTACAACGGCAAGTGCTACATCTTCTACAACCGCCAGCCGCTGAACTTCCTGGACGCCCTGTCCTTCTGCCGTTCCCGCGGTGGCACGCTGATCAGCGAGAGCAATCCGGCGCTGCAGGGCTTCATCAGCTGGGAGCTGTGGCGGCGCCACCGCAGCGACGTCAGCTCGCAGTACTGGATGGGGGCGGTGCGCGACGGCAGCGATCGCAGCAGCTGGAAATGGGTCAACGGCGACGAGCTGACCGTCTCCTTCTGGAGTCATCCGGGTGGCGATGAGGATTGCGCTCGGTTTGATGGATCCAAGGGATGGCTGTGGAGCGACACCAACTGCAACACGCTGCTGAACTTCATCTGCCAGCACCAGCCGAAGACCTGCGGCCGCCCCGAGCAGCCGCCCAATTCCACGATGGTGGCCCTGAATGGATTCGAGGTGGGCGCCCAGATCAAGTACAGCTGCGATGCCAACCACCTGCTGGTGGGTCCTGCCACGAGGACCTGTCTGGAGACGGGATTCTACAACGAGTTTCCGCCGGTCTGCAAGT ATATCGAATGTGGTCTTCCGGCCAGCATTGCCCATGGATCCTATGGCCTGCTGAACAATACCGTGGGCTACCTGAGCCTGGTGAAGTACTCCTGCGAGGAGGGCTACGAGATGATAGGACGCGCCCTGCTCACCTGCGATTTCGATGAGCGCTGGAACGGACCGCCGCCGCGCTGCGAGA TTGTGGAGTGCGACACACTGCCTGGAAATTACTACAGCACCATTATCCATGCTCCGAATGGCACGTACTATGGCTCCAAGGCGGAGATCAGTTGTCCGCCCGGATATCGCATGGAGGGACCTCGGGTGCTCAGCTGCTTGGCCAGCGGCCAGTGGAGCAGCGCCCTGCCGCGTTGCATCAAGCTGGAGCCCTCCACGCAGCCCACGGCCGCCTCCACCATTCCGGTGCCCTCGTCGGTGGCCACGCCGCCGCCCTTCCGGCCCAAGGTCGTCAGCTCGACCACCAACCGCACCCCCTACCGCCCACCGGTGGTCTCCACCGCCAGCAGCGGCATCAGCGGCAGCTCCACCAGCACAGTGGGCACTTATCCCAGTCTCAGTCCCACGCAGGTGGAGATCAACGGCGAAT CTGAATCCGAGGAGGAGATCAATGTGCCGCCAGTGCCCGGAACCGTTCGCGAGGAGTTCCCGCCCCGCCGCACCGTCCGTCCAGTGCTCATCCCGAAGAAGCCGAGCAGCACGCCGGCGGCCCTgccacccaccaccacccaccaggTGCCGCAGCCACCCTCCACCTACGCACCCACACCGCCGCGCAGCTCGCGGCCCAGCGGGGCACCCAACCAGGTGGAGACCACCACCCGGAACACGCAGCAGATCATCGCCAACTCGCATCCGCAGGACAACGAGATCCCCGACAGCGTCAACATCCAGCAGAACCAGTCGCCCAATGTCAACGTGCCATTCGCCGTCGACAATCCCGACCGCAAGGAGACCAAGGAGGCCAAGCTCAATCTGGGCGCCATCGTGGCTCTGGGCGCTTTTGGTGGCTTCGTCTTCCTGGCCGCCGTCATCACCACGATCGTGATCCTCGTGCGAAG CACCCCGAACAGCCAACGGCGGCACCTAGCCAAACACTTAACCGCTTACCAACATCATCATGCTCATcatcaccaccaccagcagatCCATCAGTTGCAGCACCTCCAGAAGTACCTCCCACAGCAGCAGTTCCAGAAGTACCACCCACAGCAGCAGTACGAACAACCGCAAGCGAAGAAGTCGCAGGGAATCGCAGGGATCGGGATCGGCTTCGGGATTTCGGGAACGGGATCGAGATCGAGATCGAGATCGGGAATACCGAGGCCCAGTCGATTGCCCAGCTATGCCACGGCGACGGCCACCAGTGCCACCAGCTATGCCTCCACCGCCCAACTGACGGGAGGTTCGAGTGGCGATAGAGAAAGAGACGGGGGTATGGATCGCGAGAGAGATGGCAATAGGGATCATCCATCCCTGTGGTACAGCGTTCTCGCTCTGCCCTTCGACGATCAGAAGCTGGGACGTCGCGAGTTCAGCAGCTATGGGCGTGGCTATCGCGCCCGCGCCGGACTCTTCAGCAGCTCCCATAT AAATCGAACCACGCAACACTATCGCCATCGCGCCTCGCCCGACTGCAACACAGTGGCCAGCTTCGATAGCTCCACCTCGGGATCCCGAAATGGACTCAACAG GTACTACCGCCAAGCCTGGGAGAACCTGCACGAGTCCGCCTCGAAGAACAGCTCGCACAACGCCCTGCGCCGCAAGGAGACCCTCGATCCGCCCAGTATGACCCGATCCCGTGACAATCTGCGCGACAATATGCAGCGCTCCCGCGAAAATCTTGATAG ATGCGGCAGGGACAACTATGGCATGCGGGATGACTCCGAAATGGTGGTCTCCTCGGTGGTGTCCGATGTGTGCCTGAAGGGCGAGAAGAagcgccaccaccaccatcaccaCAAGAGCAGCTCCCGCAACGGCGACTACCGCGATCGGGATCAGTCCTCCGGCAGGCGAGAGCACCACCGACAcagcggaggcggaggaggcggaggcggcggtggcggccaCTATTGA
- the drd gene encoding nose resistant to fluoxetine protein 6 yields the protein MSSLGIWTLLLATIACGQGLEGVVQPTCNLKDNCNLGDNLLAAANSASDSGDVSADKLESKIASIFEDKVNYSLKLFADDATTTILEYQTANLSQLHGNYTIQQLEQVSLADEEDDQVEEDERVYLYNIGKRFLAITQPFDSARNPDASSLCRRQMHQFLNALDNFDLWALKMHDASGKLNSGILNGNINQPGDFDQCLGIQHRMRDQEGAQDQDEDSIIRGQYCLAYAQPVLPHNSKRLQSFFKLIQSHGPFKSEFNDPGHRVPRYSLINWGLCVPSGCSARDVEYSVAEFLGNQTASTGITFNVRVEPQMCQVRDQRPWDRNTTWAVRFFLLVLSVALLSTIYDRSTKSQPKQNAWFTAFSLDKNLRWLFSTSSAPGDIEAVHGIRFLNAIMLIFSHKSMAMFFNPYNNRTAMSESLGQPWTVIGRAASLYTDPFLLFSGMLTAYSLFGRLMKQQPIRLKNEYISRLMRIVPPLAALILFCTYVLPLWGSGPQWNLVVGHHADICKKNWWRNLLFIHNYFGFSEMCLTHTHHLGIDTELFAVAPLLILGLWRWPRRGLFTLLLLCTVGTAARYYTTIVNQLSNYIYFGTNIQRLFRTADYMYSFPPHRSTVYIMGILLGYVLRKYQNARLSSLQLRLGWLVATVCVLASLLGPAPMGHIDYVYNSTHAAIYAAFAPIAWCLFFSWIVFVSHNGYTNKLTKLFAWRGFQVSTKLSYAIYLTQFPVFFFNVGRRRHIHHYYNFVSIILDTNEFISIFLASVALTVLFDAPFQNLKKLLIKRPSPSSAKVVKDNTAAQDATTTLASKPSSTALLQSHPHSD from the exons ATGTCGTCTCTGGGTATTTGGACCCTGCTCCTGGCCACCATCGCCTGTGGTCAGGGGCTCGAGGGGGTGGTGCAGCCCACCTGCAATCTCAAGGACAACTGCAATTTGGGCGACAATCTGCTGGCCGCAGCGAATTCCGCCTCCGATTCGGGCGATGTGTCCGCCGATAAGCTGGAGAGCAAAATCGCCTCGATCTTCGAGGATAAGGTCAACTATAGTCTGAAGCTATTTGCCGACGATGCGACCACCACGATCCTGGAATATCAGACGGCCAATCTGAGCCAATTGCACGGGAACTACACGATACAGCAGCTGGAACAGGTATCGCTGGCCGATGAGGAGGACGATCAGGTGGAGGAGGATGAGAGGG TTTACTTGTACAACATTGGAAAGCGTTTTCTGGCCATTACGCAACCTTTTGATTCCGCCAGAAATCCGGATGCCTCGTCGTTATGTCGTCGGCAGATGCATCAGTTTCTGAACGCCTTGGACAACTTCGATCTGTGGGCATTGAAGA tgcACGATGCCAGCGGCAAATTGAACTCGGGCATTTTGAATGGCAACATCAATCAGCCCGGCGATTTCGATCAGTGCCTGGGAATTCAACATCGGATGAGGGATCAGGAAGGGGCCCAGGATCAGGATGAGGACTCCATTATCCGCGGCCAGTATTGTTTGGCCTACGCTCAGCCAGTTCTTCCGCACAATTCGAAGCGACTGCAGAGCTTCTTCAAGCTGATCCAATCCCACGGACCTTTCAAAAGCGAGTTCAATGAC CCCGGTCACCGAGTGCCCCGCTACTCGCTGATCAACTGGGGCCTCTGCGTGCCCTCGGGCTGCTCGGCTCGGGATGTGGAGTACAGTGTGGCCGAGTTCCTGGGCAACCAGACCGCCTCGACGGGCATCACCTTCAATGTTCGCGTGGAGCCCCAGATGTGCCAGGTGCGGGATCAGCGGCCCTGGGACAGGAACACCACCTGGGCAGTGCGCTTCTTCCTACTCGTCCTCTCCGTGGCACTCCTGTCCACCATCTACGATCGATCCACCAAGTCGCAGCCCAAGCAGA ACGCCTGGTTCACGGCCTTTTCGCTGGACAAGAACCTCCGCTGGCTGTTCAGCACGAGCAGTGCTCCCGGGGACATCGAGGCGGTCCATGGCATTCGCTTCCTGAACGCCATCATGCTGATCTTTTCGCACAAGTCGATGGCCATGTTCTTCAATCCGTACAACAACCGCACGGCCATGTCGGAGAGTCTGGGTCAGCCGTGGACGGTGATTGGACGAGCGGCCTCCCTGTACACCGATCCCTTCCTGCTCTTCAGTGGAATGCTGACGGCCTATTCGCTTTTCGGTCGACTCATGAAGCAGCAGCCCATCAGGCTGAAGAACGAGTACATTAGCCGGCTGATGAG GATTGTTCCGCCCCTGGCCGCCCTGATCCTCTTCTGCACGTACGTGCTGCCCCTGTGGGGCAGTGGACCCCAGTGGAACCTGGTGGTGGGCCACCATGCGGACATCTGCAAGAAGAACTGGTGGCGCAACCTGCTCTTCATCCACAACTACTTTGGCTTTAGCGAAATGTGCCTGACGCACACGCACCATCTGGGCATCGACACCGAACTCTTCGCGGTGGCTCCCCTGCTCATCCTGGGACTTTGGCGGTGGCCCCGGCGGGGTCTCTTCACCCTCCTGCTTCTCTGCACCGTGGGAACGGCGGCCAGGTACTACACAACGATTGTCAACCAGCTGTCCAACTATATCTACTTTGGCACCAA CATCCAGCGACTCTTCCGCACCGCAGACTACATGTACTCGTTCCCGCCCCACCGCTCCACGGTGTACATCATGGGCATCCTGCTGGGCTACGTGCTGCGCAAGTACCAGAACGCCAGGCTGAGCAGCCTGCAGCTGCGCCTCGGCTGGCTGGTGGCCACCGTCTGCGTCCTGGCCTCCCTCCTGGGACCCGCGCCCATGGGGCACATCGACTACGTGTACAACTCCACGCATGCGGCCATTTACGCCGCCTTTGCGCCGATTGCCTGGTGTCTGTTCTTCTCCTGGATCGTCTTTGTCTCTCATAATGGCTATACAA ATAAACTGACGAAGCTGTTCGCCTGGCGCGGCTTCCAGGTGTCCACGAAGCTCTCGTACGCCATTTACCTGACGCAGTTCCCCGTGTTCTTCTTTAACGTCGGCCGAAGGCGTCACATTCACCACTACTACAACTTTGTTTCGATTATT CTCGATACCAACGAATTCATATCGATCTTCCTGGCCTCCGTGGCCCTGACGGTGCTCTTCGACGCGCCCTTCCAGAATCTGAAGAAGCTGCTCATCAAGCGACCCTCTCCTTCTTCTGCGAAGGTGGTTAAGGATAATACGGCCGCCCAGGATGCGACGACGACACTAGCCTCAAAGCCCAGCAGCACTGCCCTCCTCCAATCGCATCCACACTCCGATTAG